A DNA window from Argopecten irradians isolate NY chromosome 10, Ai_NY, whole genome shotgun sequence contains the following coding sequences:
- the LOC138333386 gene encoding uncharacterized protein encodes MGSSSSTATTAQVSEISYPEVDNTVQNNTRSSNPEPRNRLKQRSEIPAIMAPSKSEPKTRKVSIQPGTRSPPPGKRAPVRTISKIIRDEDEKLMNRFPEMRQTLEGLTVLGSWLLSLIKDGENPEEPDYTEVENELQKKVLDKFDKFQDPDQRKLMGNHMANHGFVKALGDFYLFLVRALPLEEFTLADVDEEKDDGITVVEQLRQIFWNFSDNSEAFCAEVVDSTDMIHILVIDLIAMQKPSEFEMIKEDSFPFLSAVGILHNVARSGVTKTCFTVTIKEKGESEGTPTNVMDVLTPFLKSKNTHIKLITLLGLAHIVNEQQNKELTANASLFDFLLETMKAAIKNKDRRQYGFSVEELLDGLANLAKNDLNKTIIMEKKVFPMLKDIIMKGKSDKEKAEALKVIWELAFMPKNKQIFMGDKDFWKKIYSLQSDSDDDIAKAAQGACFVITDGDLNKKVPPGMKSFRKPVPVLTRREKTDEEQHIMISYNWADQKMLLKVRDNLQAAGYKVWMDVDNMEGDILDAMARAVEDAHIVLMCYSEKYKESKNCRTEAQYAYQVNKEIIPILMQNRYKPDGWLGILVGSKLFYEFTHKYAFDKKMSELIRELENRFRIMFRKDAAPKFQNVVSATLKQVQQDNLENKVSMVAWTKDDLDGWLTRNKLEALAGLKSLSGAQLAFLYKLFRRAPEFFYRCLEEKLGLQSLEDLMKFTDALEKLSEEQPDINKLLM; translated from the exons ATGGGATCTAGCAGTAGCACTGCTACCACTGCCCAAGTGTCAGAGATATCATATCCTGAAGTTGATAACACTGTACAAAACAACACTAGATCTAGTAATCCTGAACCGAGGAACAGGTTGAAACAAAGGTCAGAAATACCTGCCATCATGGCACCTAGCAAATCAGAGCCAAAAACCAGGAAGGTGTCTATCCAACCAGGGACACGTTCGCCGCCCCCAGGGAAGAGGGCCCCTGTGCGTACCATATCAAAGATAATACGAGATGAGGATGAAAAGCTGATGAATCGGTTTCCAGAAATGAGGCAAACTTTAGAGGGACTAACAGTGCTCGGATCATGGCTCCTCTCTCTGATAAAAGACGGGGAGAATCCAGAGGAACCAGATTATACTGAGGTGGAAAATGAACTCCAGAAAAAAGTTTTAGATAAGTTTGATAAATTCCAGGATCCGGATCAAAGGAAACTTATGGGAAACCACATGGCAAATCATGg GTTCGTAAAGGCACTGGGTGATTTTTACTTATTTCTAGTAAGAGCCCTTCCTTTGGAGGAGTTTACACTTGCTGATGTTGATGAAGAAAAGGATGACGGAATCACTGTAGTTGAACAGCTGCGACAGATATTTTGGAATTTTTCGGACAACAGTGAAGCATTTTGTGCAGAAGTAGTAGACAGCACGGACATGATTCACATCCTGGTCATTGATCTGATAGCTATGCAGAAACCATCAGAGTTTGAGATGATTAAG GAGGATTCGTTCCCGTTTCTGTCAGCTGTAGGGATTCTACACAATGTTGCTCGATCTGGTGTAACTAAGACCTGCTTCACTGTCACTATCAAGGAGAAAGGAGAATCTGAAGGCACCCCTACCAATGTTATGGATGTCCTTACTCCATTTCTAAAGTCAAAGAATACac ACATCAAGTTGATAACATTATTGGGCCTTGCACACATTGTCAATGAACAGCAGAACAAGGAGTTGACAGCGAACGCCTCACTGTTTGACTTTCTACTAGAAACAATGAAGGCTGCAATCAAGAACAAGGATCGTCGCCAGTACGGCTTCAGCGTAGAGGAACTGCTGGATGGACTTGCCAATCTGGCAAAAAATGATCTTAACAAAACCATCATCATGGAGAAGAAAGTTTTCCCTATGTTAAAGGACATCATAATGAAAGGCAAGAGTGACAAGGAGAAGGCCGAGGCCCTTAAGGTTATATGGGAACTGGCGTTTATGCCCAAAAACAAGCAAATCTTCATG GGTGACAAAGACTTTTGGAAGAAGATCTACAGCCTCCAGAGTGACAGTGATGATGACATCGCCAAGGCAGCGCAGGGTGCATGTTTTGTGATCACAGACGGTGACCTCAACAAAAAGGTTCCTCCAGGAATGAAAAGCTTCAGGAAACCAGTTCCTG ttttaacaAGAAGAGAGAAAACGGACGAAGAACAACACATCATGATCAGCTACAACTGGGCTGACCAGAAGATGCTTCTGAAG GTACGGGATAACCTCCAGGCTGCCGGCTATAAAGTATGGATGGATGTAGACAATATGGAGGGAGACATTCTGGATGCCATGGCTCGAGCTGTAGAAGACGCACACATTGTACTGATGTGTTACTCAGAGAAATACAAAGAAAGCAAGAATTGCAGAACAG AAGCTCAGTATGCCTACCAAGTAAACAAGGAGATTATTCCGATACTGATGCAGAACAGATATAAACCTGATGGCTGGCTCGGTATTCTGGTAGGATCCAAGCTATTCTATGAGTTTACACATAAGTACGCTTTTGACAAGAAGATGAGCGAATTGATACGAGAATTGGAAAACCGATTTAGGATCATGTTCAGAAAAGATGCCGCGCCAAAGTTTCAAAATGTTGTATCTGCGACACTGAAACAAGTCCAACAG GATAACCTTGAAAACAAAGTTTCAATGGTGGCATGGACTAAGGATGATCTCGATGGCTGGCTAACTAGAAATAAACTGGAAGC ACTTGCAGGCCTGAAGAGCCTAAGTGGAGCGCAGCTTGCCTTTCTCTATAAGCTGTTTAGAAGA GCCCCTGAATTTTTCTACCGATGCTTAGAGGAGAAGCTAGGATTACAATCCTTAGAAGATTTAATGAAGTTCACTGATGCACTGGAGAAACTAAGTGAGGAACAGCCTGATATTAACAAACTTCTAATGTAA